In Ancalomicrobiaceae bacterium S20, the following proteins share a genomic window:
- a CDS encoding DUF5681 domain-containing protein, with product MPGQSGNPSGRPKGAKNKLTDLFLSAIVDDFAEHGAEALARVRTQDPASYLKIVGSLVPRELVLQREESPAIDYAELSHDELVDLLEAVRKRKFVENALKTI from the coding sequence ATGCCCGGCCAGAGCGGAAATCCGTCCGGTCGGCCGAAGGGGGCCAAGAACAAGCTGACCGACCTGTTCCTGTCGGCCATCGTCGACGACTTCGCCGAACATGGGGCCGAAGCCCTCGCCCGCGTCCGTACCCAAGACCCGGCGTCGTACCTCAAGATCGTGGGCAGTCTCGTTCCCCGCGAACTCGTCTTGCAGCGCGAGGAAAGTCCGGCCATCGACTACGCCGAACTCTCCCATGACGAGTTGGTCGACCTGCTGGAAGCGGTGAGGAAGCGGAAGTTCGTCGAAAATGCGCTGAAGACGATATGA
- a CDS encoding helix-turn-helix transcriptional regulator, with protein sequence MAKTLGTERHKALISMLIEKREAAGLTQAELADALGEYQSFVARLESGQRRVDVIEFILLSEILKFNPGEEISLVMNR encoded by the coding sequence ATGGCCAAGACATTGGGGACGGAACGGCACAAGGCTCTGATTTCGATGCTGATTGAAAAGCGCGAAGCCGCTGGCCTCACCCAAGCCGAACTTGCCGATGCCTTGGGTGAATATCAGTCCTTCGTGGCACGATTGGAGAGCGGTCAGCGCCGTGTCGACGTGATAGAATTCATATTATTGTCGGAAATTCTAAAGTTTAATCCAGGCGAGGAAATCAGTTTAGTTATGAACCGATAA
- a CDS encoding DEAD/DEAH box helicase family protein has product MTLPLFTLKSYQLETLATLRRYLEKTVELGDADTAFYAITKRSYVPPPSLPGLPYVCLRVPTGGGKTVLAAHTVAIAADSFLRTDAPTVLWLVPSQTIREQTLASLQDRANPNRRALADRFGENVRVMTVQEALYAKRADYDGGLVVIVATIQAFRVEETEGRKVYEANGELMDHFSGLADGQRALLDAGPSGDPVPSLANVLRIRRPMVIVDEAHNARTDLSFDTLARLKPSLIVEFTATPVTPEEHKPEKGIYASNVLHHVSAAELKAADMIKLPVVLRGRADPRETIGDAMAWLDELTATAAAEEKTTGEFVRPVMLLQAEAKSKDRPTLHAEEVKRILVDDFRVPDDHVVIATGDSKGLDGVDLFDRDCRVRFIITQQALKEGWDCSFAYVLCSVAEQKSPRAVEQLLGRVLRLPRAKRKVHEDLNRAYAFATTTSFQNAANTLRDGLVNNGFERVEAQALVRAVPVIPGFEERGSAFVFEEALPAEIDATSFKTNIETATGGRVEIDLSTGTIRARGALTDYDRTALKLAMPEAAAVVIDQLVHRSRGARLKVPDAAQEAIRFAVPRLAVTTPTGPQLFDRAHFLDIPWKLEESDPAPILDFFAPPKPAGDEAHVDVSTAGQVTVQFVTDLHEQLSLALAERGWTKNALVNWIDRRLPFSSRRDITRVSSTLFIAKALDVITAKTGMTVEALAKAKFRLVEAFVKVIGKHRDEREKTAFEQALFPQSGLEFATSSAVELVFDENRYGYNQPYKGGTDFKKHLFRVIGDLEPRGEEHECAVYLDRLKEVKAWVRNTARQPHSFWLQTSSDKFYPDFVALLNDGRVLAIEYKGAHLASADDAKEKRLIGELWAERSGGKCLFLMIENKEFVQVERITDHESEGTC; this is encoded by the coding sequence ATGACACTGCCGCTCTTCACGCTCAAGTCCTACCAGCTTGAAACGCTCGCCACTCTTCGCCGGTATCTCGAAAAGACGGTGGAACTCGGCGACGCCGACACAGCGTTCTACGCCATCACCAAGCGGTCCTATGTGCCGCCGCCGTCGTTGCCCGGATTGCCCTACGTCTGCCTGCGTGTGCCCACAGGCGGCGGCAAGACGGTGCTTGCCGCCCATACCGTCGCCATTGCCGCCGACAGCTTCCTGCGCACCGATGCACCGACTGTGCTTTGGCTGGTGCCGTCGCAGACGATCCGCGAACAGACGCTCGCCAGCTTGCAGGACCGCGCCAATCCCAACCGCCGCGCGCTCGCCGACCGCTTCGGCGAGAATGTCCGCGTGATGACCGTTCAGGAAGCCCTCTACGCCAAGCGCGCCGACTATGACGGCGGATTGGTGGTGATCGTCGCGACCATCCAAGCCTTCCGGGTGGAAGAGACCGAAGGCCGCAAGGTCTACGAGGCCAACGGCGAGTTGATGGACCATTTCAGCGGCCTCGCCGACGGGCAACGCGCCTTGCTGGATGCCGGTCCATCCGGCGACCCGGTGCCGTCGCTCGCCAACGTGTTGCGCATCCGCCGCCCGATGGTGATCGTCGACGAGGCGCACAATGCCCGCACCGACCTGTCGTTCGACACGCTGGCGCGGCTGAAGCCGTCGCTCATAGTCGAATTCACCGCAACGCCGGTCACGCCAGAGGAGCACAAGCCCGAAAAGGGCATCTACGCGTCGAACGTCCTGCACCATGTGTCCGCCGCCGAACTCAAGGCCGCCGACATGATCAAGCTACCGGTGGTGCTTCGCGGCCGGGCGGACCCGCGCGAAACCATCGGCGATGCCATGGCGTGGCTGGACGAACTGACGGCGACGGCGGCGGCTGAAGAGAAGACGACCGGCGAATTCGTCCGCCCCGTCATGCTGCTTCAGGCCGAAGCCAAGTCGAAGGATCGTCCGACACTGCACGCCGAAGAGGTGAAGAGGATTCTCGTCGATGATTTCCGGGTGCCCGACGATCACGTCGTCATCGCCACCGGCGACAGCAAGGGGCTTGATGGCGTCGACCTGTTCGACCGCGATTGCCGGGTTCGGTTCATCATCACGCAGCAGGCATTGAAGGAGGGGTGGGATTGCTCCTTCGCCTATGTGCTCTGTTCGGTCGCGGAACAGAAGTCGCCCCGCGCGGTGGAACAGCTTTTGGGCCGGGTTCTGCGACTGCCCCGCGCCAAGCGGAAGGTGCATGAAGACCTGAACCGCGCCTATGCCTTCGCGACGACGACCAGTTTCCAGAATGCGGCGAACACGCTTCGCGACGGGCTGGTCAACAACGGGTTCGAACGCGTCGAAGCCCAAGCACTGGTGCGTGCCGTGCCGGTCATTCCCGGCTTCGAAGAACGCGGATCGGCCTTCGTCTTCGAAGAGGCGCTTCCGGCCGAGATCGACGCCACCAGCTTCAAGACCAATATCGAGACCGCGACCGGCGGGCGGGTCGAAATCGACCTCAGCACGGGAACGATCCGGGCGCGCGGCGCTCTGACCGACTATGACCGCACGGCGCTGAAGCTCGCTATGCCGGAAGCCGCCGCCGTCGTCATCGACCAACTGGTGCATCGCTCGCGCGGCGCGCGCCTCAAGGTTCCGGACGCGGCGCAAGAGGCTATCCGCTTCGCCGTGCCGAGGCTCGCCGTTACGACGCCGACCGGGCCGCAACTGTTCGACCGGGCGCATTTCCTCGATATCCCGTGGAAGCTGGAAGAGAGTGATCCGGCCCCGATCCTCGATTTCTTCGCCCCTCCCAAGCCTGCCGGGGACGAAGCCCATGTGGACGTGAGCACGGCCGGACAGGTGACGGTGCAGTTTGTCACCGACCTGCACGAACAGCTTTCGCTCGCACTCGCCGAACGCGGCTGGACCAAGAACGCGCTGGTGAACTGGATCGACCGGCGTTTGCCGTTCTCGTCGCGCCGCGACATCACCCGCGTTTCGTCGACGCTCTTCATCGCCAAGGCGCTGGACGTGATCACGGCGAAGACGGGCATGACCGTTGAAGCCTTGGCCAAGGCGAAGTTCCGATTGGTCGAAGCCTTCGTGAAGGTCATCGGAAAACACCGCGACGAACGGGAGAAGACGGCCTTCGAACAGGCGTTGTTCCCACAAAGCGGTCTCGAATTTGCGACCAGTTCGGCCGTGGAACTGGTATTCGACGAAAACCGCTACGGCTACAATCAGCCCTACAAGGGCGGGACGGACTTCAAGAAGCACCTGTTCCGCGTCATCGGCGATCTTGAGCCCCGCGGCGAAGAGCACGAATGCGCCGTCTATCTGGATCGGCTCAAGGAGGTGAAGGCTTGGGTGCGCAACACTGCACGCCAGCCGCATTCTTTCTGGTTGCAAACCTCGTCGGACAAGTTCTATCCGGATTTCGTCGCGCTTCTGAACGACGGCCGTGTATTGGCCATCGAATACAAGGGCGCGCATCTGGCGTCAGCCGACGACGCGAAGGAAAAGCGGCTGATCGGCGAACTTTGGGCAGAGCGGTCAGGCGGAAAGTGCTTGTTCTTGATGATCGAGAATAAGGAGTTTGTGCAGGTTGAACGAATAACCGATCATGAGTCAGAAGGGACTTGCTAA
- a CDS encoding virulence RhuM family protein: MSDQPTEFLLYVAEDGRTRIDVRVQGENVWLNQLQLASLFETTKQNISLHIKNVFNEGELDPTATVKEYLTVQTEGRRTVSRAVAHYNLDMIIAIGFRVRSARGTQFRQWANARLGEYIVKGFAMDDERLSQSRHDYFDELVRRVRRIRVSERRFYQKITDIFATSIDYDPKADITKTFFATVQNKFHYAIHGMTAPEVIKARADASQPLMGMTSFKGVVPTATDVTSALNYLDEGELTAMERIVSQYLDFAEGQAERRIPMKMADWIAKLHGFLTLNDRDILQGAGKVSRKDADAKALAEFDKYRIEQDRTYLSDFDRETKKLLGAKPKTKKGDLE; encoded by the coding sequence ATGAGCGACCAGCCGACCGAATTCTTGCTCTATGTCGCCGAAGATGGGCGAACGCGCATCGACGTGCGCGTGCAGGGCGAAAACGTCTGGCTGAACCAGCTTCAGCTTGCCAGCCTCTTTGAAACGACGAAGCAGAACATCAGTCTACACATCAAGAACGTGTTCAACGAAGGCGAATTGGACCCGACCGCAACCGTCAAGGAATACTTGACAGTTCAAACCGAGGGCCGACGAACCGTCTCGCGGGCCGTTGCCCACTACAATCTCGATATGATCATCGCCATCGGCTTTCGGGTGCGTTCGGCGCGCGGCACGCAGTTCCGGCAATGGGCCAATGCGAGGCTCGGCGAATACATCGTCAAGGGCTTCGCGATGGACGACGAACGTCTCAGCCAATCGCGGCATGACTATTTCGACGAACTCGTGCGCCGTGTCCGGCGCATTCGCGTCTCCGAACGGCGCTTCTATCAGAAGATCACCGACATCTTTGCGACCAGCATCGACTACGATCCGAAGGCGGACATCACGAAGACCTTCTTCGCCACCGTCCAGAACAAGTTCCATTACGCCATCCACGGCATGACCGCGCCGGAAGTGATCAAGGCGCGCGCCGATGCATCGCAGCCGCTCATGGGCATGACGTCCTTCAAGGGCGTCGTGCCGACGGCAACCGATGTCACCAGCGCCTTGAACTATCTGGACGAAGGCGAACTGACGGCGATGGAACGAATCGTCTCGCAGTATCTCGACTTCGCCGAGGGACAGGCGGAACGTCGCATTCCCATGAAGATGGCCGATTGGATCGCCAAGCTTCACGGCTTCCTGACGCTGAACGACCGCGACATTCTGCAAGGGGCGGGCAAGGTGAGCCGCAAGGATGCCGACGCCAAGGCACTCGCCGAGTTCGACAAATACCGGATCGAACAGGACCGGACCTATCTCAGCGATTTTGATCGCGAGACGAAGAAGCTGTTGGGCGCGAAGCCGAAGACCAAGAAGGGCGACCTCGAATGA
- a CDS encoding site-specific DNA-methyltransferase yields the protein MPTLDWIGKKAVVNHHRDVPYRLIHCDKDKSVGDPDAGNLLVQGDNLEALKALLPYYAGKVKCIYIDPPYNTGNEGWVYNDNVNSPEIKAWLGATVGKEAEDLSRHDKWLCMMYPRLRLLKEFLSEDGSIFVSMDDSESGSLRMVLDEVFGRGNFLASIIWQKVFSPKNSAQFFSDDHDYIYAYAKNIGLCQMGLLARSAEQDARYTNPDNDPRGPWTSGDFSARNFYGEGTYAVETPSGRVIPGPPTGMYWRVSKSKMKELDADGRVWWGETKDNVPRLKRFLSEVKQGVVPQTLWFYKDVGHTQEAKKELLETVSFEDSASVFITPKPTRLMKRIIEISTEPGDIVMDSFAGSGTTGVAVARQGGGRRYILIEMEPSICQNVTAERLSRVIAGYDKGRANGTKEHVEGAGGGFRFCTLGEPLFDADGNVSPAVTYPDLAAHVFFCETGSPIPRRADGSSSLIGTFQGRAIYLLHATDSAGVASTAAGNVLTGSMLDALPLPETGFTGARVVYAEGCTVPDDRLSRLGVTFKQIPYQIEGL from the coding sequence ATGCCCACACTCGATTGGATTGGCAAGAAGGCGGTGGTGAACCACCATCGCGACGTGCCGTATCGGCTGATCCATTGCGACAAAGACAAGTCCGTCGGCGATCCCGACGCGGGCAATCTTCTGGTGCAGGGCGACAATCTCGAAGCCCTGAAGGCACTGTTGCCCTATTACGCGGGCAAGGTGAAGTGCATCTATATCGACCCGCCGTACAACACAGGCAACGAGGGTTGGGTCTACAACGACAATGTGAATTCGCCTGAGATCAAGGCATGGCTGGGGGCGACCGTCGGCAAGGAAGCCGAAGACCTGTCGCGTCATGACAAATGGCTGTGCATGATGTATCCGCGTTTGCGCCTGTTGAAAGAATTCTTGAGCGAAGATGGATCGATCTTCGTATCGATGGACGACAGCGAATCCGGCTCGCTTCGTATGGTTTTAGATGAAGTTTTTGGGCGCGGTAATTTCCTTGCTTCGATCATTTGGCAAAAAGTGTTTTCACCGAAGAACTCGGCACAATTTTTCTCGGATGATCATGACTACATTTATGCGTACGCGAAAAACATTGGCCTTTGCCAGATGGGTTTGCTTGCCCGAAGCGCCGAACAAGATGCACGATATACCAATCCCGACAATGACCCGCGCGGCCCGTGGACTTCCGGCGACTTCTCGGCGCGCAACTTCTACGGCGAAGGGACGTACGCCGTGGAAACGCCTTCGGGACGGGTTATCCCCGGCCCCCCAACGGGAATGTACTGGCGCGTTTCAAAGTCGAAGATGAAGGAATTGGACGCAGACGGCCGCGTCTGGTGGGGTGAGACGAAGGATAACGTACCGCGCCTCAAGCGCTTCCTGTCTGAGGTGAAGCAAGGTGTCGTCCCGCAAACGCTTTGGTTCTACAAAGATGTTGGCCACACTCAAGAGGCCAAAAAGGAATTGCTCGAAACGGTGAGCTTCGAAGATAGCGCGTCGGTCTTCATCACGCCAAAGCCCACGCGCTTGATGAAGCGTATCATCGAAATCAGCACCGAACCCGGCGATATCGTCATGGATTCCTTTGCTGGATCGGGCACGACCGGCGTTGCCGTCGCCCGGCAAGGAGGGGGACGGCGCTACATTCTGATCGAAATGGAACCGTCCATTTGCCAGAACGTGACGGCCGAACGGCTGTCGCGGGTCATTGCGGGATACGACAAGGGCAGAGCGAACGGAACGAAGGAGCATGTCGAAGGGGCGGGCGGCGGCTTCCGCTTCTGCACCCTCGGCGAACCGCTCTTCGATGCCGACGGCAACGTCAGTCCGGCCGTCACTTATCCCGATCTCGCCGCCCATGTGTTCTTCTGCGAGACCGGCTCGCCGATCCCGCGTCGTGCCGACGGATCGTCGTCGTTGATCGGGACGTTTCAGGGCCGCGCCATCTACCTCCTACATGCGACGGACAGTGCCGGCGTCGCCAGCACGGCAGCGGGCAATGTGCTGACCGGTTCCATGTTGGATGCCCTGCCCTTACCGGAAACGGGCTTCACCGGCGCGCGCGTCGTCTACGCAGAAGGCTGTACCGTGCCCGACGACCGCCTTTCCCGCCTCGGCGTGACCTTCAAGCAAATCCCCTATCAGATCGAGGGGCTTTGA
- a CDS encoding beta family protein: MFNHLHYVPILKWKLGEYQALARLESSVKDRVTPLIELPAVGYDFENSRVAKSLDDHLKDFGRRLKAKWASRTCFVDTKNIASSERMADGTHPLERVMQLARTEGCTAIPVVALSCDAEYRRSAAVAVLADGNGAAIRLQLEDFDRQNIDRDIELLLSDIGASVAGSDLIVDLCDKFLPTSVFVEAIISSLQKLPHLNRWRTFTIAGSSYPKTLQDVAFTIHKTEGTDTPVLYPDTLYPRREWAIYKTIVNTLGRKARLPAYGDYVVAHPDPVELDMRLIKPFAKLRYTTSDSWYIIKGKPVRTYGFDQYKDMCKQTTKKERIFEKSLPSDGDRYIQGCADGDESTGNMTTWVWVSSNRHITRVVADLSTFHGA, from the coding sequence ATGTTCAATCATCTGCATTACGTCCCGATCCTCAAATGGAAGCTCGGTGAATATCAGGCGTTGGCACGATTGGAGAGTTCCGTCAAAGACCGCGTAACCCCGTTGATCGAACTTCCGGCGGTTGGCTATGATTTCGAGAACAGCCGTGTCGCAAAGTCGCTCGACGATCACCTGAAGGACTTCGGTCGACGGCTGAAGGCAAAGTGGGCTTCAAGGACGTGCTTCGTCGATACGAAGAACATCGCCTCATCCGAGCGAATGGCCGATGGAACGCACCCGCTCGAGCGCGTCATGCAGCTTGCGCGGACGGAAGGGTGTACGGCGATCCCGGTTGTTGCGCTTTCCTGCGATGCCGAATATCGCCGCTCGGCTGCGGTGGCTGTTCTTGCAGATGGCAATGGCGCGGCCATCCGTCTTCAGCTTGAAGACTTCGATCGACAGAATATCGATCGCGATATAGAGCTACTGCTATCTGATATCGGCGCCAGTGTTGCAGGTTCTGATTTGATAGTTGATCTTTGCGATAAATTCCTACCAACATCTGTATTCGTCGAGGCAATAATTAGTTCACTTCAAAAATTGCCTCATTTGAATCGTTGGAGAACATTTACTATTGCGGGCAGTTCGTATCCGAAGACGCTTCAGGACGTTGCATTTACCATCCACAAAACTGAAGGAACAGACACACCAGTTCTTTACCCAGATACGTTGTATCCTCGGCGTGAGTGGGCAATTTATAAAACTATTGTAAATACACTTGGAAGAAAAGCCCGCCTACCAGCTTATGGGGACTATGTAGTAGCTCATCCGGATCCCGTTGAGCTTGACATGCGCCTCATAAAGCCATTCGCCAAACTTAGATATACAACAAGTGACTCTTGGTATATTATAAAAGGAAAGCCAGTACGGACTTATGGATTTGACCAATACAAGGACATGTGCAAGCAGACGACGAAGAAAGAGCGCATTTTTGAAAAATCACTACCTTCTGATGGGGACCGATACATCCAGGGATGCGCGGACGGCGACGAGAGTACGGGCAATATGACGACGTGGGTTTGGGTTTCCAGCAACCGGCACATTACGCGGGTTGTGGCTGACCTCTCCACTTTTCACGGCGCTTGA
- a CDS encoding sce7726 family protein, whose amino-acid sequence MRDIDVRNALRREVLKRHEGEPDTLVLHELGLRHGVARVDVAVVNGSLHGYEIKSDSDTLDRLPAQIEIYGSVLDRATLVVGQRHADKAMDIVPPWWGVKIATEGPRGGIQLRDERRPRMNANIDPLAVAELLWSIEAKEVLRDLEYSEKDLRKPRAYLYRELARVMPLDELRDTVRAMLKRREKWRGQPQPA is encoded by the coding sequence GTGCGTGACATCGACGTCCGGAACGCGCTGCGACGAGAGGTCTTGAAGCGACATGAGGGTGAACCCGATACCCTCGTGCTGCATGAACTCGGACTTCGTCATGGTGTCGCGCGCGTCGACGTCGCCGTCGTGAACGGTTCGCTTCACGGTTACGAGATCAAGAGCGATTCCGATACGCTCGACCGCCTGCCCGCCCAAATCGAAATCTACGGGTCGGTCTTGGATCGTGCGACGTTGGTCGTCGGTCAGCGCCACGCCGACAAGGCGATGGATATCGTTCCGCCGTGGTGGGGCGTGAAGATCGCGACCGAAGGTCCGCGCGGCGGCATTCAGTTGCGGGACGAGCGTCGCCCTCGCATGAACGCCAACATCGACCCGTTGGCCGTCGCCGAACTCCTTTGGAGCATCGAGGCGAAGGAGGTCTTGCGCGACCTCGAATATTCCGAAAAGGACCTTCGGAAGCCGCGCGCCTATCTCTATCGGGAACTCGCCCGTGTGATGCCACTCGACGAGCTTCGCGACACCGTTCGGGCGATGCTCAAGCGCCGTGAAAAGTGGAGAGGTCAGCCACAACCCGCGTAA
- a CDS encoding YbaK/EbsC family protein, giving the protein MPFTRDDLFAKLAELGIETTTLEHEAFFTVAESRHAKDALAGGHTKNLFLKDKKDNVFLVTAEYDAAIDLKRIHEKIGASGRVTFGKPELLMELLGVIPGSVTSFGAINDTAGRVTVVLDAALMEHAVINAHPLVNTATTSIRREDLVRFLEAVGHPPKIVAVSDGKVSFDEAPAEG; this is encoded by the coding sequence ATGCCCTTCACCCGTGACGACCTGTTCGCAAAACTCGCCGAACTCGGCATCGAGACCACCACGCTCGAGCACGAGGCCTTCTTCACCGTCGCCGAGAGCCGGCATGCCAAGGATGCGCTCGCCGGCGGGCATACGAAGAACCTGTTCCTGAAGGACAAGAAGGACAACGTGTTCCTGGTCACCGCCGAATACGACGCGGCGATCGATCTGAAGAGGATCCACGAGAAGATCGGCGCCTCCGGCCGCGTGACCTTCGGCAAGCCGGAGCTGCTCATGGAGCTGCTCGGCGTCATCCCCGGCTCGGTAACGAGCTTCGGCGCCATCAACGATACCGCCGGCCGCGTCACGGTCGTGCTCGATGCGGCCTTGATGGAGCACGCGGTCATCAACGCGCATCCGCTGGTCAACACCGCGACCACCTCGATCCGGCGCGAGGATCTGGTGCGCTTCCTGGAGGCGGTCGGGCATCCGCCGAAGATCGTCGCGGTCTCGGACGGCAAGGTCTCGTTCGACGAGGCGCCGGCCGAGGGTTGA
- the trxA gene encoding thioredoxin, with protein sequence MSGPSFSYGNSYSGSVSGSAGGQAGGQATARFEAPQAPASPGPAGAAPGDLIKETTTRDFVKDVIEASRQQPVLVDFWAEWCGPCKQLTPVIEKVVKNAKGKVKLVKMNIDHHPEVAGQLGIRSIPAVIAFKNGQPLDGFMGAVPETQIQSFIERVAGPVGPSDVETLLAEAAAAEAEGDLQGAAELFAAVREMEPDNLDGTAGLARIFVTAKEFDQARALLAEVPAAKQGDPKIAGVKAQLELAENAAKLGDPTALEARIAHDPNDHDARFNLALILNAHGHREGAVDHLIEIVRRKRDWNEEAARKQLVQFFEAWGPKDEMTLYGRRRLSSVLFA encoded by the coding sequence ATGAGCGGCCCCAGCTTTTCCTACGGCAACAGCTATTCCGGCTCCGTTTCCGGCTCCGCAGGCGGACAGGCGGGCGGTCAGGCGACCGCGCGCTTCGAGGCGCCCCAGGCCCCGGCGTCGCCGGGCCCGGCGGGCGCCGCCCCCGGCGATCTGATCAAGGAGACGACCACCCGCGATTTCGTCAAGGACGTGATCGAGGCCTCGCGCCAGCAGCCGGTGCTGGTCGATTTCTGGGCCGAGTGGTGCGGCCCGTGCAAGCAGCTCACCCCGGTCATCGAGAAGGTGGTCAAGAACGCCAAGGGCAAGGTGAAGCTGGTCAAGATGAACATCGACCACCATCCGGAGGTCGCGGGCCAGCTCGGCATCCGCTCGATCCCGGCCGTGATCGCATTCAAGAACGGCCAGCCGCTCGACGGCTTCATGGGCGCGGTGCCCGAGACGCAGATCCAGAGCTTCATCGAGCGTGTCGCCGGTCCGGTCGGGCCGTCGGACGTCGAGACGCTGCTCGCGGAGGCGGCTGCGGCCGAGGCGGAGGGCGATCTGCAGGGCGCGGCCGAGCTGTTCGCCGCCGTGCGCGAGATGGAGCCGGACAACCTCGACGGCACGGCCGGGCTCGCCCGGATCTTCGTCACCGCCAAGGAATTCGATCAGGCGCGCGCGCTCCTCGCGGAGGTGCCGGCCGCCAAGCAGGGCGATCCCAAGATCGCCGGCGTCAAGGCGCAGCTGGAGCTCGCCGAGAACGCCGCCAAGCTCGGCGACCCGACCGCGCTCGAGGCGCGCATCGCCCATGATCCGAACGACCACGACGCGCGGTTCAATCTCGCGCTGATCCTCAACGCCCACGGCCATCGCGAGGGCGCGGTCGATCATCTGATCGAGATCGTGCGCCGCAAGCGCGACTGGAACGAGGAGGCGGCGCGCAAGCAGCTCGTCCAGTTCTTCGAGGCCTGGGGCCCGAAGGACGAGATGACGCTCTATGGTCGTCGCCGGCTGTCGTCGGTGCTGTTCGCCTGA